In Bernardetia litoralis DSM 6794, the genomic window TAATTTTTAATTAAAAAATAAAATGTAAATATTAACACTCATCACAAGAATTGACTTTTTGCCATAAGTTATAGCTGTGCAAAACCACCAAAAGAAAAGTAGAGAAATACATAGGAAACTCGCCCCATAATTCTAATTCAAATTTTTCTTGAAGAATACAAAGCATCAAAGCCAACCAAGCTATCCAAAGTGAATAACGCAACCAGTTTTTTTGACTATGTAAGGTAGCATGTCGGATAGCAAAA contains:
- a CDS encoding MerC family mercury resistance protein, whose translation is MKTLLISKKADYFGILTSLACALHCALTPVLLVSSSWIAQNNELPWYWSVLDFVFLVLSFFAIRHATLHSQKNWLRYSLWIAWLALMLCILQEKFELELWGEFPMYFSTFLLVVLHSYNLWQKVNSCDEC